One Acanthopagrus latus isolate v.2019 chromosome 12, fAcaLat1.1, whole genome shotgun sequence genomic region harbors:
- the thnsl2 gene encoding threonine synthase-like 2, with the protein MQYCSTRGGVRGWDFRDVLFSGYAPDGGMFMPESLPTLSPDTLRGWRGLPYTKLVVEVASLFIPTQLIPREDLEVLVGEALSGFSVPEVVRIARLKDGLSVLELFHGQTLAFKDLAMTCTVRFLNYFLQKENHRATVVVGTSGDTGGSAIQSAKGLSGLEVMVVYPRGRITPVQEKHMITCLEDNVHVFAANGSSDDIDQPLRRLFADQDLVKSYGLMSLNSVNWSRVMIQLAHFIYTYLELSGMEQAEADGELPELEVVVPTGGAGNIAAGYIVKQMGLPLKLVAMVNSNDIVHRAVTTGDFSMAADVTQTLAPAIDIQDPYNMERVFWLLLGRDGASVKNMMEEFQQSHRHSLLENHRKLLSQVLSTGTVTDEGILETMRRCWDENQYVLCPHTAVAVWHHYHCPHSPGLNRCYIATASPAKFQAAVEKAGLTFDLPQAVLELDKLATRYENLERSVTWCKDWEDRLREKIQSVSAVRKNRGKYYI; encoded by the exons atgcagtactgcagtactcGGGGCGGGGTCCGTGGATGGGACTTCCGGGATGTGTTGTTTTCAGGCTATGCTCCAGACGGGGGGATGTTCATGCCCGAGAGTTTGCCCACGCTGAGCCCGGACACCCTGAGGGGCTGGAGGGGGCTGCCCTACACCAAACTGGTGGTGGAGGTCGCCTCGCTGTTCATCCCCACTCAGCTGATCCCCAGAGAGGACCTGGAGG TCCTGGTAGGTGAAGCCCTGTCTGGTTTCTCAGTGCCTGAGGTAGTGAGAATCGCCCGGCTGAAGGATGGTCTGTCAGTCCTGGAGCTCTTCCATGGACAGACCTTGGCCTTTAAGGACCTGGCCATGACCTGCACTGTGCGCTTCCTCAACTACTTCCTGCAGAAAGAGAATCACAGAgctactgttgttgttg GTACATCAGGAGACACCGGCGGCTCGGCCATCCAGAGTGCAAAGGGTCTCAGTGGgctggaggtgatggtggttTACCCTCGTGGACGCATCACACCAGTCCAAGAGAAGCACATGATAACCTGCCTGGAAGACAATGTCCATGTGTTTGCAG CCAACGGCAGCTCTGACGACATCGACCAGCCGCTGCGCCGGCTGTTTGCTGACCAAGACCTGGTCAAGTCTTACGGCCTCATGAGCCTCAACTCGGTCAACTGGTCCAGAGTCATGATCCAGCTGGCCCACTTCATTTACACTTACCTGGAGCTCAGTGGTATGGAGCAGGCTGAGGCTGACGGAGAGCTGCctgagctggaggtggtggtgcCCACCGGAGGGGCGGGGAACATTGCGG ctgGCTACATTGTGAAGCAGATGGGATTGCCCCTGAagctggttgccatggtgaattCTAATGACATAGTGCACCGAGCCGTAACCACTGGTGACTTTTCCATGGCAGCTGATGTCACACAGACTTTGGCCCCTGCCATAGACATCCAG GACCCGTACAACATGGAGCGAGTGTTCTGGTTGCTGCTGGGCAGAGACGGAGCTTCAGTGAAGAACATGATGGAGGAGTTTCAGCAATCACATAGACACTCTCTGCTTGAAAACCACCGCAAACTG TTGTCACAAGTTTTATCGACTGGAACAGTGACAGATGAAGGGATCCTGGAGACAATGAGGAGGTGCTGGGACGAAAACCAATATGTGCTGTGTCCACACACAGCTGTGGCTGTATGGCATCACTACCACTGTCCTCACAGCCCCGGACTCAACAG GTGTTACATTGCAACAGCATCTCCAGCAAAGTTTCAGGCAGCAGTAGAGAAGGCCGGCCTGACCTTTGACCTACCCCAGGCGGTGCTGGAGTTGGACAAGTTGGCCACCCGTTACGAGAACCTGGAGCGGAGCGTGACCTGGTGCAAGGACTgggaggacagactgagagagaaaatcCAGTCTGTGAGTGCAGTtagaaaaaacagaggaaagtaCTACATCTGA